The following nucleotide sequence is from Alteromonas sp. V450.
CATTATCTGGGTAAGTAACGCTGTGTTAACTCGTTTGGTCGCACTTAAATACGCTTCTTGCACAGATTCAAATAGGTTACCCACACCCGAACCATGGAGTGCCGAAATAAAGTGAATTCGTGCAAAGTCTATAAAGCCTAATCGACGGTCTAGTTCGCGTTTTATGTCGTCTTTAACGTCAGTACTTAACCCATCCCATTTATTCACCGCCACCACAAGCGAACGGCCTGAATTAAGCACAAAACCTAACAAGCTCAAATCTTGATCAGTTATACCTTCTCTTGCATCAATGACGAGCAACACAACGTTTGCCTCTTCAATGGCCTGAAGGGTTTTCACAATAGAGAATTTTTCGACTGCTTCGCTTATTTTTTTACGCTTTCTTACACCCGCGGTGTCAATAAGAATATATTCTCGTTCATCCCTTTCCATTGGAATATAAACGCTGTCACGAGTCGTCCCTGGCATATCAAACACAACTACACGCTCTTCACCAAGAATGCGGTTAGTTAGCGTAGACTTACCAACGTTAGGTTTACCCACAATGGCCAGCTTTATTGGTAAATTCTGTAATCGTTGACGCTGCGTTTCAGCGTCTTCTTCTTCTTCAGAAGCTTCATCGACAATTTCCATGTCAGGAAAGTCTGACTCCAGAGGCTTAAGTGCGTCTTGCAATAGCTGACTGACGCCTCGCCCATGAGCAGCCGCAATCTGCTTAATCTCACCAAGGCCTAGCGAGTAAAATTCAGCACTCTCGCTGTCGCCGTCGATACCGTCGACTTTATTGGCGACAACAAATACCTTTTTATTGATGCGCCTTAGGTGATCGGCGATCCCCTGGTCGGCAGGCAACATGCCAGCTCTAGCATCAACTAGAAATAGAACAACATCAGCCTCTTCAATTGCAAGCAAAGACTGTTGTGCCATTTCGGCATCAATGCCTTCTTCATCACCAGTGATACCACCTGTATCTACAACAATAAACTGACGACTATCAAATTTTGCCTGGCCATATTTGCGATCTCGCGTTAGGCCCGGGTAATCGGCAACTAGGGCGTCTCGCGTATTGGTAAGACGATTAAACAAGGTTGATTTTCCAACATTTGGACGACCAACCAAAGCAACAACGGGTAACATTTATCAGATCCTAAAGGTCATGAAGCTAAAAAGCAGCAAGCTGGCTTAAACTGACTTACGGCATTACAAAGCGAGTAACAACGCCAAAATCACATTCGATTTGAATAGCAGCTTTTGTGAATGGTTTTATTATATCTCGTCAGCGGTTTAATACCAACCAACGGAAACACACGTGAACGTTAACGATGACATCAAGCAAAGCGGTGGGTTACAGGAGCATTTGCATCTTTGAACATAAACAACGGCAACACAGCGTTTGGACTGCATTGCCGTTATCGTAAATTTAGTTAGCTGTAGCCGTGCACAAGTTAGTTAGGCGCACGAACAGACGCAATCACACCATTACGGGTAACCGCAATAACCGCGTCATCAACTTTTAACGGAGCTGCAAAGATAGCATCGTCCTCATCGTCACCGCCGATGTCTATTCTAGCCACAATTTGGCCTGTCTCTTGCTCTATCCAATGCATAAAGCCCCAGTTGTCTCCCACAACTATATAATCGCCAACGGGGGTTGCTGACGTAAGCGAGCGCTGCTTCAACGCACCTTGAGACCACAATTCAACACCGTTTCTTCTGTCTAGCGCATAAACATTCGACTTGTTGTCAACGACAAAAATGTTATTACCATCGACCGAAAGGTTTCGGTATGAAGCGTATTCACGTTTCCACACTACACGCCCAGTTCTGAGCTCAACCGCAGCTAATGTGCCGTTGTACGACACCGTATAAATAGTGCCGCCGAATAATACAGGCGTTGTATCTATATCAACAATACGCTCAAGTTCTGTTGCACCCGATGGCGTCGCTACGACGGTCTCCCATGCAAGTACGCCAGTTTCGATTAGATTAACTTGAACTTTACCCGTTGCCGTACCAACTATTACCCCACCGTTAGAAGCGATTGGGCCTGAAATACCGCGCAACGTTAGCGGAGGAGTATCACCCTCGTGACGCCACAACTGCTCACCCGTGCGAGTACTAAATCCAAATAAACTGCTCGCGCCAGTATTAACAACCAAAATACCAGCATCGACCGCCGGAGCAGCTAAGATTTCTCCAGGAACGGTGGCATCCCAAAGAAGTTCGCCAGTATCGATATCAAGCGCGGCAACATAGCCGTTTTCGGTCCCGATAAAAACGCGTTTTTCAGCGACAGAAATACCACCGATTCGCGCTGTTTCACCTTTGCGCCAGAGTTTAGTCACCGGACTGAGCATGCCTTCGTTCTTAAAGGTCGCGAAGTCTTTTTCCCACAGTACATTGCCTGTTGAAGGTTCCATAGCAACTACCACTCCATGCCTATCAGCCGCAAACAACTTGCCGTAGGCATAAACCGGACGAAGACGAGAAAAATAATGGTCAACACCATCACCGATGTCACGTTCCCAATTGATATCTAGTGAAAACTTTTCATCGATTGGTTTTAATCTTCGTATTTCTAATTCTTCTTCATCTGCAAACCAGTCTGTGACGGTAGAGCAGCCAGAAAGCGTTAACGAGACGGCAAATGCCATACCCAGTGTGCGAGCGAAACGACCTTTACGGCCACACGTATCGTGAAACAAATTGCGTACCTCTTTATTCTTTGTACTGCCTTTAGGCTTGCGATTACTGCGCTGCGACAGAAAGGTTGTCTAACTTCATTTCCAAAAGCGGATTGTTAGCATTTTTTTCTAGTGCATTTGAATAGGCTGAACGTGCGTCGTCAAATTTCTCCTGCTTTACATATACATCGCCTTTAAGCTCTGAAACCTCGGCAGAAAATGCGTCGTTAGCCACATTGCCAAGGGTAGACAACGCAGCATCAAGCTGGTTCATTTCAATTTGTACACGCGCTAATCGCAGCGAGGCCAACGATTTTAATTCGTCGTTGTCAGCAAAAGTAACAACACTGTTTAAGTGTGATGCCGCAGCGTCTAAATCGCCAGCGTCTACTGATTGCTTTGCGGCAAGTAAACGCGCAATGCTGGCATAACCGCTATCTTGGTTCTCTTCTATAAATGCAGTAATTTTTGCGTCACTGCCTTCGTTACCAAACGTTTCGACTGCACTCTGATAGGCGACTGATGCAGCCTCTTTGCTTTGCATCTGTGTTTCAGAATAATACCGCCAGCCCCAAAGGCCTCCTAGACCTAGCGCAGCGCCGACGATAATGGCAGTGCCATGCTCTTTCC
It contains:
- the der gene encoding ribosome biogenesis GTPase Der; the encoded protein is MLPVVALVGRPNVGKSTLFNRLTNTRDALVADYPGLTRDRKYGQAKFDSRQFIVVDTGGITGDEEGIDAEMAQQSLLAIEEADVVLFLVDARAGMLPADQGIADHLRRINKKVFVVANKVDGIDGDSESAEFYSLGLGEIKQIAAAHGRGVSQLLQDALKPLESDFPDMEIVDEASEEEEDAETQRQRLQNLPIKLAIVGKPNVGKSTLTNRILGEERVVVFDMPGTTRDSVYIPMERDEREYILIDTAGVRKRKKISEAVEKFSIVKTLQAIEEANVVLLVIDAREGITDQDLSLLGFVLNSGRSLVVAVNKWDGLSTDVKDDIKRELDRRLGFIDFARIHFISALHGSGVGNLFESVQEAYLSATKRVNTALLTQIMEMAQDDHQPPLVRGRRVKMKYAHAGGYNPPVIVIHGNQVDDLPSSYKRFLMNYFRKALEIMGTPIKIEFREGNNPFEGKKNNLTLAQQRKRRRMMSFYKDKK
- the bamB gene encoding outer membrane protein assembly factor BamB; amino-acid sequence: MFHDTCGRKGRFARTLGMAFAVSLTLSGCSTVTDWFADEEELEIRRLKPIDEKFSLDINWERDIGDGVDHYFSRLRPVYAYGKLFAADRHGVVVAMEPSTGNVLWEKDFATFKNEGMLSPVTKLWRKGETARIGGISVAEKRVFIGTENGYVAALDIDTGELLWDATVPGEILAAPAVDAGILVVNTGASSLFGFSTRTGEQLWRHEGDTPPLTLRGISGPIASNGGVIVGTATGKVQVNLIETGVLAWETVVATPSGATELERIVDIDTTPVLFGGTIYTVSYNGTLAAVELRTGRVVWKREYASYRNLSVDGNNIFVVDNKSNVYALDRRNGVELWSQGALKQRSLTSATPVGDYIVVGDNWGFMHWIEQETGQIVARIDIGGDDEDDAIFAAPLKVDDAVIAVTRNGVIASVRAPN
- a CDS encoding tetratricopeptide repeat protein, producing the protein MEQFATEEQQVEAIKRFWKEHGTAIIVGAALGLGGLWGWRYYSETQMQSKEAASVAYQSAVETFGNEGSDAKITAFIEENQDSGYASIARLLAAKQSVDAGDLDAAASHLNSVVTFADNDELKSLASLRLARVQIEMNQLDAALSTLGNVANDAFSAEVSELKGDVYVKQEKFDDARSAYSNALEKNANNPLLEMKLDNLSVAAQ